One Streptomyces sp. NBC_00223 genomic window carries:
- a CDS encoding helix-turn-helix transcriptional regulator, producing MANSVRSGGPDAGDIGLALYQTLRVNGSSVPAKAAAGIGLTDAEAAAGWSELRELGLIRAGRMPEEVDPVEPDTALIELLARQREALRTQRDELSAIVRAAESLMDRYRPAVMRETAEIEVELVTRDSRGRQFVRDFGAAISESVGSMHPGPLPPSEVLASSLATDSAMIARGVKVRAIYGQSINSAPRQRKYLADLAATGAEVRLTGQVPFDLIVADSHSAMVSTDPDDPRGPAVIVRGPALVRSYVALYEDCWLRSTPYSAKPADTLETDGELTDQHRTALRLLANGLTDERIARKLGVSLRTVSRLVSEIMRYLQADSRFQAGVLAATHGLI from the coding sequence GTGGCCAATTCCGTTCGCAGCGGTGGACCGGATGCCGGTGACATCGGTCTCGCCCTTTACCAGACGCTGCGCGTCAATGGCTCTTCCGTTCCGGCGAAGGCCGCGGCCGGCATCGGGCTGACCGACGCCGAGGCCGCCGCCGGCTGGTCGGAGCTGCGGGAGCTGGGGCTGATACGCGCCGGGCGGATGCCCGAGGAGGTCGACCCGGTCGAGCCGGACACCGCGCTGATCGAACTGCTCGCGCGGCAGCGGGAGGCGCTTCGCACGCAGCGCGACGAGCTGTCGGCGATCGTCCGGGCCGCGGAGTCCCTGATGGACCGCTACCGGCCCGCCGTGATGCGCGAGACCGCGGAGATCGAGGTCGAGCTGGTGACGCGGGACAGCCGCGGTCGGCAGTTCGTCCGTGACTTCGGCGCCGCGATCAGCGAGTCGGTGGGCTCCATGCACCCCGGCCCACTGCCGCCGAGCGAAGTTCTCGCGAGTTCTCTGGCGACGGACAGCGCGATGATCGCGCGCGGGGTGAAAGTCCGGGCCATTTATGGCCAGAGTATTAATTCCGCACCACGTCAGCGGAAATACCTCGCGGATCTCGCGGCGACCGGTGCGGAAGTCCGGCTGACCGGACAGGTTCCTTTCGATCTGATTGTCGCGGATTCGCATTCCGCAATGGTTTCCACCGACCCGGACGACCCCCGCGGCCCCGCCGTCATCGTCCGCGGGCCGGCTCTGGTCCGGTCGTACGTGGCGCTGTACGAGGACTGCTGGCTCCGGTCCACCCCTTACTCTGCGAAACCGGCCGACACCCTTGAAACCGACGGGGAGTTGACGGACCAACACCGCACCGCGCTACGACTTTTGGCGAACGGGCTGACAGACGAGCGGATCGCCCGCAAACTAGGGGTGTCCCTGCGCACGGTGAGCCGCCTGGTGTCTGAGATCATGAGATATCTTCAGGCGGACAGTCGGTTCCAGGCGGGCGTACTCGCCGCGACCCACGGGCTTATTTGA
- a CDS encoding Gfo/Idh/MocA family protein yields MGPLDAAPLPVVLIGAGKVAHAAHLREIRDLPHALRLVAVVESDPGRLAAVRAAGFPDAAACATLDEAVRAGARAALCCTPWWTHREIVLACLELGLPVLCEKPVSLDLAEIDELIAAERAAGVPVAAGYMKRHDPVVRLFLDHCRERLAVARRFTADIHDPNAPHQVAHLLPYDPPPYGPQPPPAVAALVRALGEGAGDLRREVYARGLGGSLIHQVNLVHAVLADGGPGLYGKLLHADQWAGGSAVSCRWRPDDGFAVDLTHARLPAHRRYREVLEFTAEDGVATLTLPSPYARDESATLNVETWDARTGVGTRRIHTAEPGRTGFRGQLVAWARSLGAGVGAGAGVAAAGPLPGLAEVRRDAGVVREAALRLG; encoded by the coding sequence ATGGGACCGCTGGACGCGGCGCCCCTGCCGGTCGTACTGATCGGCGCGGGCAAGGTGGCCCACGCGGCGCACCTGCGGGAGATCCGCGACCTTCCGCACGCCCTGCGGCTCGTGGCCGTCGTGGAGAGCGACCCCGGCCGCCTCGCCGCCGTACGGGCCGCCGGTTTCCCGGACGCCGCCGCGTGCGCGACGCTCGACGAGGCCGTACGGGCGGGGGCGCGCGCCGCGCTGTGCTGCACACCCTGGTGGACGCACCGCGAGATCGTGCTCGCCTGCCTGGAGCTCGGGCTGCCCGTGCTGTGCGAGAAGCCGGTGAGCCTGGACCTCGCCGAGATCGACGAGCTGATCGCGGCCGAGCGCGCGGCCGGGGTGCCGGTCGCCGCCGGGTACATGAAGCGCCACGACCCGGTGGTGCGCCTCTTCCTCGACCACTGCCGGGAGCGCCTGGCCGTCGCCCGCCGGTTCACCGCCGACATCCACGACCCCAACGCGCCCCACCAGGTCGCGCACCTGCTGCCGTACGACCCGCCGCCGTACGGCCCCCAGCCCCCGCCCGCGGTGGCCGCCCTGGTCCGGGCGCTGGGGGAGGGGGCCGGCGACCTGCGGCGTGAGGTGTACGCGCGGGGGCTCGGCGGTTCGCTGATCCACCAGGTCAATCTGGTGCACGCGGTGCTCGCGGACGGCGGCCCGGGGCTGTACGGGAAGCTGCTGCACGCCGACCAGTGGGCGGGCGGGAGCGCGGTGAGCTGCCGGTGGCGGCCGGACGACGGCTTCGCGGTCGACCTCACCCACGCGCGGCTGCCCGCGCACCGCCGTTACCGGGAAGTCCTCGAATTCACCGCCGAGGACGGTGTGGCCACGCTGACGCTGCCCTCGCCGTACGCCCGTGACGAGTCGGCGACGCTGAACGTCGAGACATGGGACGCGCGGACGGGGGTCGGGACGCGGCGGATCCATACGGCGGAGCCGGGGCGGACCGGGTTCCGGGGGCAACTGGTCGCGTGGGCGCGGAGTCTGGGGGCGGGCGTCGGGGCCGGGGCGGGCGTGGCGGCGGCCGGGCCGCTGCCGGGGCTGGCGGAGGTGCGGCGGGACGCCGGGGTGGTGCGGGAGGCCGCGCTGCGGCTGGGCTGA